The following are from one region of the Cloacibacillus sp. An23 genome:
- the hydE gene encoding [FeFe] hydrogenase H-cluster radical SAM maturase HydE, with translation MNTEKIIEKLYENAEASRGELEFLIDGRNEETAQKLSALARRRALENFGNKIYVRGLIEISSFCKNDCLYCGIRRSNGKAQRYRLTKDEILECCREGYGLGFRTFVLQGGEDAFFTDDVTAGIVASIRAGFPDCAITLSLGERSRESYEKLFRAGANRYLLRHETATPEHYAKLHPKELSLENRMECLRALKEIGFQTGCGFMVGSPFQTTADIVNDLMFIKSFSPQMVGIGPFIPHHDTPFADKPAGAAELTVFLLSVVRLMNPKVLLPATTALGTIEDGGRERGVLAGCNVVMPNLSPLSVRKKYMLYDNKLSTGEEAAEARAALERRMEKIGYRVVTERGDYKD, from the coding sequence ATGAACACGGAGAAGATAATCGAAAAGCTTTACGAAAACGCCGAAGCTTCGCGCGGCGAGCTCGAATTCCTCATAGACGGCAGAAATGAGGAAACGGCGCAAAAGCTGAGCGCTCTAGCGCGGCGGCGCGCGCTTGAAAATTTCGGCAATAAGATATACGTGCGCGGCCTCATAGAGATATCGAGCTTCTGCAAAAACGACTGCCTCTACTGCGGCATTAGACGAAGCAACGGAAAAGCGCAGCGCTACCGTCTGACGAAGGACGAAATTCTCGAATGCTGCCGCGAGGGATACGGGCTCGGCTTCCGCACCTTCGTGCTGCAGGGAGGCGAGGACGCATTCTTCACAGACGACGTGACGGCCGGCATCGTGGCTTCGATACGCGCGGGCTTCCCGGACTGCGCCATAACTCTGTCGCTCGGAGAACGAAGCCGCGAGAGCTACGAGAAGCTCTTCCGCGCCGGAGCGAACCGCTACCTTCTGCGCCACGAGACGGCGACGCCGGAGCACTACGCGAAGCTGCATCCGAAGGAACTGTCGCTCGAAAACCGCATGGAATGCCTGCGCGCGCTCAAAGAGATAGGCTTCCAGACAGGCTGCGGCTTCATGGTCGGCTCGCCATTTCAGACGACTGCGGACATCGTGAACGACCTGATGTTCATAAAGAGCTTCTCTCCGCAGATGGTCGGCATCGGCCCCTTCATCCCGCACCACGACACTCCGTTTGCGGACAAACCGGCGGGCGCGGCGGAGCTGACCGTATTCCTGCTCTCCGTCGTCAGGCTGATGAATCCGAAAGTTCTGCTCCCCGCGACGACGGCGCTCGGCACCATAGAGGACGGAGGGCGCGAACGAGGCGTCCTCGCGGGCTGCAACGTCGTCATGCCAAACCTTTCGCCGCTCTCGGTGAGAAAGAAATACATGCTATACGACAACAAGCTCAGCACCGGCGAGGAGGCCGCCGAAGCGCGTGCGGCTCTCGAACGCCGTATGGAAAAAATAGGCTACCGCGTCGTGACGGAGCGCGGCGACTACAAAGACTGA